In Triticum urartu cultivar G1812 chromosome 6, Tu2.1, whole genome shotgun sequence, the following proteins share a genomic window:
- the LOC125515894 gene encoding pollen allergen Phl p 5.0101-like codes for MAAVQKYTVALFLAVALVAGPAVSYAAYAPGAPATPAAPGTQPKATTPEQKLMEDINNGFKAAVAAAAGVPAADKYKTFEATFSAASNKAFAEVLKGAATGQYAAQSSSMAKLSSSLELSYKLAYDKAQGATPETKYDAYVATLTESLRVISGTLEVHSVKPAEEEVKGVPTGELKAIDQVDAAFRSAATAADAAPVNDKFTVFESSFNKAIKETTGGTYESYKFIPALEVAVKQAYAATVAAAPEVKFTVFQTALSKAINAMTQVEKDAKPAAAATATATAGASAGATAGGYKA; via the coding sequence ATGGCGGCGGTGCAGAAGTACACGGTGGCGCTCTTCCTCGCCGTCGCCCTCGTGGCGGGGCCGGCCGTCTCCTACGCCGCCTACGCCCCCGGCGCCCCGGCCACACCCGCCGCCCCAGGGACCCAGCCCAAGGCGACGACTCCAGAGCAGAAGCTGATGGAGGATATCAACAATGGCTTCAAGGCGGCCGTGGCGGCCGCAGCCGGCGTCCCTGCGGCGGACAAGTACAAGACATTTGAGGCCACATTCAGCGCGGCCTCTAACAAGGCTTTCGCGGAGGTCCTCAAGGGCGCCGCCACCGGCCAGTACGCCGCCCAGTCCAGCTCAATGGCCAAACTCTCCAGCAGCCTCGAACTTTCCTACAAGCTCGCCTATGACAAAGCCCAGGGCGCCACCCCCGAGACCAAGTACGACGCCTACGTAGCCACCCTCACCGAGTCGCTCCGCGTCATCTCCGGCACCCTCGAGGTCCACTCCGTCAAGCCCGCCGAGGAGGAGGTCAAGGGGGTCCCCACCGGCGAGTTGAAGGCCATCGACCAGGTCGACGCCGCCTTCaggagcgccgccaccgccgccgacgcTGCCCCGGTCAACGACAAGTTCACCGTCTTCGAGTCCTCCTTCAACAAGGCCATCAAGGAGACCACGGGCGGCACATACGAGAGCTACAAGTTCATCCCCGCCCTCGAGGTCGCTGTCAAGCAGGCCTACgccgccaccgtcgccgccgcgccGGAGGTAAAATTCACCGTCTTTCAGACCGCCCTGAGCAAGGCCATCAATGCCATGACCCAAGTCGAGAAGGATGCCAAGCCCGCTGCCGCAGCCACGGCCACCGCCACCGCTGGAGCCAGCGCGGGCGCCACTGCTGGTGGCTACAAAGCCTGA